A window of Rhodoligotrophos appendicifer genomic DNA:
GGGTGAGGGCGGCGCGGTCATAGACCGGCGGCATGCCGCGCGCCATCTGTCGCTTACGCTTGCGGTCGAGTTCCTCGGGCGTCTCGTAGCAGGCATAGAGCCTTTCGGAAGCCTTCAGGCGCTCGACCACCGCGTCATAGCTGGCGAGGCGATCGGACTGCCGGAAGGAGTGGTCCGGTGCAAGGCCGAGCCAGTCCAGATCCTCGCGGATGCCCAGGGCATATTCTTCGGTTGAGCGGGCGACGTCGGTATCGTCGAGACGCAGGATGAAGCGGCCCCCATGCTTGCGGGCAAACAGCCAGTTCAGCACCGCGGTGCGGGCGTTGCCGATATGGATCCGCCCCGTCGGGCTGGGGGCGAAACGCACCTTTACGGTCATGATATCTCAGCCTCGGTCGCGAAAATGATTGGTGATGGGATAGCGCCGATCACGGCCGAAATTCCGACGTGTGATCTTGACCCCCGGAGCGGCCTGCCTGCGCTTATACTCCGCCCTATAGAGCAGGCCTTCGATTTTCTCCACCACTTCCCGGTCGAAGCCCCGGGCGATGATCTCGGCCGTCGCGGCCTCCTCCTCGACGAGGCCGCGCAGGATCTCGTCCAGGATGTCATAGGGCGGCAGGCTGTCCTCGTCCGTCTGGTCGGGCCGCAGCTCGGCACTGGGAGCCTTGCTCAGGATCCGCTCCGGGATGACCCGTCCCACCGGACCCTTGCAGCCCTTCGGCCGCTGCTGGTTGCGCAGCCTCGCAAGCGCATTGACCTCGGTTTTATAGAGGTCCTTGATGGGATTGAAGCCGCCATTCATGTCGCCATAGAGGGTCGCATAGCCGACCGAGACTTCGGATTTGTTGCCGGTGGTGACGAGCATGGGGCCGAGCTTGTTGGAGACGGCCATGAGCAGAAGGCCGCGCAACCGCGACTGGAGGTTCTCTTCCGCCAAGCCGGGTGCGGCGCCGTTGAAGACCGGCGCCAAGGTCTCGGTGACCGCCTCGACCGCGCCTGAAAGGGGTAGGCTGACATGTGCAATGCCGAGAGCCTGGGCGCAGGCCTCGGCATCGGCGAGGCTGTCATCGCTGGTATAGAGATGCGGCAGCATCAGGCTCTGGACCCTCTCGGCCCCCAGAGCATCGACGGCGATCGCCGCGCACAGGGCGCTGTCGATGCCGCCGGAGAGCCCCAGCACGACGCCGGGAAAGCCGTTCTTGTCCACATAGTCGCCCAGGCCCAGAACGCAGGCGCGATAGACGGCTTCGAGACCGTCCTCGATCACGGCCCGCTCGCCGCCTTCACAGCGCCAGCGATCTCCGTCGCGCAGCCAGTGCGTAACGACGATCGAGCTCTCCCACGCCGGCAGCTGCACGGCGAGACTGCAATCGGCATTCAGCACGAAAGAGGCGCCGTCGAAGACGAGCTCGTCCTGGCCCCCCAATTGGTTGAGATAGGCGAGAGGGAGGCCGGTTTCGGTCACCCGGGAGACCGCATGATTCATGCGTCGGTCGAGTTTGCCGTGTTCGAAGGGCGACCCATTGGCCACCAGGAGGAACTCGGCCCCCGATTCGGCGAGGCATTCGCAGACCTCTTCGGTCCAGATGTCTTCGCAGATCGGGATGCCGATGCGGATGCCGCGAAAATTCACCGGCCCTGGCAGCGGGCCCATGGAGAAAACGCGCTTTTCGTCGAAGACCCCGTAATTTGGCAGCTCGTATTTGTAGCGTAGGGTCTGCACCGCGCCCTGATCGAGAACCGCGATCGCATTGTAGACATGGCCACCCTCCGCCCATGGTGTGCCCATGATGACCCCGGGCCCGCCATCGCCGGTTTCCGCCGCCAGCGCCTCCACGGCCCGCCGGCAAGCCGCCACGAAGGCGCTCTTCAGCACCAGATCTTCCGGTGGGTAGCCGCAGATGAACAGCTCGCTGAACAGGATGAGATCGGCGCCCGCCGCAGCGGCCCTGCAGCGCGCCTCCCGCGCCAGCTCTCGATTGGCCTCGATCGCGCCCATGACGGGATTGAGCTGTGCGAGGGCGATGGCGAGACGGTCGGTCATGCTCTTCTCATAGCCCCCGCGGCGTGCATCGGCAACGCCATGCCCAAGGATCCACTCGGATAGGTGCAACCACCTCTGATATGATAGCGTTTGAGACGCGGCAGAGGAGTGCGGTCATGCGGTGGAGAGACTTGCGTCGGAGCGGCAATATCGACGACCAGCGGGGTGGCGGCTTCGGCGGCGGGCTCGGCGGTGGTGGCATGCGCGTTCCGGTGGGACGGGGAGGGATCGGCATTGTCGGCCTGATAGTGGTGCTCGGTGTCTCCTATTTCCTGGGCATCGACCCCCGCATCCTCTTGGACGGCGGGGGCGGCTCAATGCCGCCTTCGAGCCAGCAGCAGGCCCCGCGCACACCGGGCGCCGGACAGACCGCGACCAATGACGAGATGAAGGATTTCGTCTCCGCCGTCCTGGCCAGCACCGAGGACACCTGGAAGAAGGTCCTTCCGCAGCTGGGGGTGCAGTACCGAGATCCCACTCTGGTTCTGTTCTCGGGCGCGGTCCAATCGGCATGCGGCTTTGCCCAGGCGGCCATGGGCCCGTTCTATTGCCCCTCGGATCAGAAAGTTTACATCGACCTCTCCTTCTATAAGGAGATGCGGGACCGCCTGGGGGCTCCGGGAGATTTCGCCCAGGCCTATGTGATCGCCCATGAGATCGGCCATCACGTCCAGACGCTTCTCGGCATCAGTGACAAGGTCAATGCCGCCCGGTCGCGGCTGAGCGAAGCCGACCAGAACCAGCTTTCCGTGATGATGGAATTGCAGGCGGATTGCTTTGCCGGCGTCTGGGGTCATGATGCCGATGCCGAGCACAAGATGATCGAGGAGGGCGACATCGAGGAAGGGTTGAACGCCGCCGCAGCCATTGGCGACGACCGTCTCCAGAAGCGCTCTCAAGGCTATGTGGTGCCGGAATCCTTCACCCACGGCTCATCCGCCCAGCGCGTGAAATGGTTCAAGACCGGCCTTGCCAGCGGTAATCCGAAGGATTGCGACACGTTCAACGCGCCGAATTTGTAGGGCGGGGCAGAAGCAGGCGCCTAGGCTCCGATACCGCTCTCGACCAGAAACTGCTCCATCGACACGTTGAACGCATCCGGTTGCTCGAAGGGCAAGAGGTGCCCGGCCCCGGGCGCGAGCACGAAGCGGGCATTGCGGACTTTCTGCGCCATCTTTTCCGACACGATGGGTGGAGCGGCCTTGTCGTGCTCGCCGACGATGACCAGCGTCGGGCAATCGATCGCAGCCAGGGTGGCGCGGGCATCGAAGGTCGTGAGAAGCTGCACATAGGCACGGAAAGTATCCGGCGGCGTCTGGGCCATGGCGGCTTCGATCCGTTGCAATCCCTCCCGGTCCGGAGTGTCACCGGCCATGCTGGCAGCGGCCGGCCCCGCCATTTCTGCCATGGCGATGTTGCGGTCGAGCGGGTCCAGCCGCTCGGCGAGGAAGCGCTTCTGGAATTCCCCGGTCGGATCGCCGAAGGCGGGGCTGGTGGAGGCGAGGACCAGCGCTGAGACCCGCAGCGGAACTTGTGCAACGGCAGTTTGGGCGAGCATCCCCCCGAGCGAATGCCCCACCAGCACCACACGCTCGAAGCCGAGCGTATCGAGGTCCGCCCAGAGGAGGTCGCTCAGATGCTCGAAGGTGAGGGGATCGGCCAATGCCCGCCCGCCATAGCCGGGAGCCTGCCAGGCGAAGGTCTGCCAATACGGGTCGAAATGCTGCCGTTGACGATCCCAGATCTCGACCGATCCGCCGAGTCCGTGAAGAAAGACGAGAATAGGCTTCATGGACAGAACTCTCCTGGCAACTTACATCGTAGGGATCGGATGGTGCTAGAACCGACGCACCATACCGCATGTCGTGAGAGAAGAGGCAAGTCTCATGAGGATCAGCATTGTCGTCGCCGTGGCGGAAAACGGGGTCATCGGCGCGAGCGGGGGCCTGCCGTGGCGACTGCCATCGGACCTGAAGCGGTTCAAGGCTTTGACCATGGGCAAGCCGATCATTATGGGCCGCAAGACCTACGAGTCCATCGGTCGGCCGCTGCCGGGCCGGGACAATATCGTCATTTCTGAATCGAACACATTTGCCCCGGAAGGTGTCTTCATTACCCGCTCTCTGGATTCCGCCCTTCGCCTGGGAGCCAGCATGGCACGCGACCGGCAGGTCGAGGAGATCGCCGTCATCGGCGGCTCCCGTGTCTTTCGCGAGGCCATGCTGCATGTGGATCGGCTCTATTTCACCCGCGTCCACGCCTCCCCGCCAGGTGATACCTTCTTTCCGGACTTGGCACGGGGAGACTGGCGGGAGGTGTCCCGCGAGGCGTATGCTGCGGAGGAGGGGGATGCGGCGGATGTGACGCTCATCGTCTTCGATCGTGTATCTCCGCTGCAACGTTGAGCAACGTCATGACGCCATGGCCTTCGAATCCCGACGTCTTGGTGATCGGCGCCGGTGCAGCTGGGATCGGCGCCGGCTTGGCCCTGAAGCGTTTGGGGTTGACGGCCGCCATCATCGAGGCAAAGCCGCGCATCGGCGGCCGGGCGCATACTGATTGCGAAACGCTCGGCGTGACCTGGGACCGCGGCTGCCACTGGTTTCACACCGCTGATCGCAATCCGTTGCGGGTCCTCGCCGACCGGCTGGGTCATGGCTATGACCACGACACGACACCGCCGATGATCGGCACCTACACGGACGGCCGATGGCAGTTCGGCGACGAGACACGCGCCTATGTCTGGGACCGCCTCGGCTATGTCTCCGATGAGGGAGCCAAGGGCCGGGACGTCTCCGCCGCCTCCCTTCTCGACCGTTCGCACCGGCTCTATCCGCTGCTGCATCACTGGTTCACTTTGATGACCTCGCGGGAGCCGGAGGAGATCTCGGCGGCCGATTACGGCCGCTACGACGACAGCCACGTCAATCTACCCGTCAAGGATGGCTACGGCCGGCTCATGGAGAAAATCGCCCGCGGCTTGGCGATCGGTTGCGGCATCGAGGCGAGGCGGATCACCGTGGGCGCGAGCGGCGCGGTCGTTGACACATCGCACGGGACGATTACGGCCAAGGCGGTCGTCATCGCGGTCCCGGCCCGGATTCTCCAGGAGCAGCGGATCGCGATCGATCCAGGCTATCCGGACTGGCTGACCGCAACTCTGGATGCGGTCCCCATGGGCCATTATGAGAAGGTCGCCTTGCTGTTCGATCGTCCCCTGGAGCCGCCGCAACCCTGCGTCTATGTGGACATCTTCGACCCCGTATCCACGGACACTGAGCCGCTCAACTTCGAGATCTCTCCCTTCGGTCGGCCGATAGCGGTCGCTCATCTGGCGGGCGATCACGCCAAGGCCATGGTGGAGGCAGGCGAGGCGGAAGCGGTGGCCTTCGTCACGGATACGTTAGTGCGCGCTTTCGGCAGCGACCTGCGCGGCCATATCCTTAAGGCTGCGATGACGGGCTGGACGGAGGATCCGTATACGCGCGGGGGCTATTCCTGTGCTTTGCCCGGTCATGGCCAGGCGCGCTTCGCCTTTGCCGAGCCGGTTCACGACCGGCTCTTTCTGGCGGGCGAGCATACCAGCCCGACGCGATTCGCCACCTGTCACGGCGCCTATCTGTCGGGGATCGATGCCGCCCATCGCGCCGCTGCGATGCTGGGATTGAAACCGCCTGCGCCGGACCCGCTCTGGCTGATCGAGCCCGAAATGGCGTGAGGGACGGAGAGTGACCATGAAGACTGCCGCAGTATCGCGATCGGTGCTGGATGAGATCGGCAACACGCCCATGCATGAGATCACCCGCATGGACACAGGCAAATGCCGGCTGTTCCTGAAGCTGGAAAACCAGAATCCGGGCGGCTCCATCAAGGACCGCATCGGCCGCTCCATGATCGAGGCCGCCGAGAGGGCCGGCACCCTGAAACCCGGCGGCACCATCATCGAGGCGACGGCGGGAAATACGGGTCTGGGACTGGCTCTGGTGGCGGCTCAGAAGGGCTATGCGCTGAAGCTGGTCGTCCCCGACAAGATGGCCCAGGAGAAGGTCTTCCATCTGCGCGCCATGGGGGCTGAGGTCATCAATACCCGCTCCGACATCGGCAAGGGTCACCCTGAATATTATCAGGATATGGCAGCCCGCCTCGCTGCGGAGAACGGCTGGCATTATATCAACCAGTTCGAGAACCCGGCCAATCCGGCGGCCCACGAGGCCACCACCGGCCCTGAGATCCTGGCCCAATGTCGCGACATCGGTGTCGGCCCCGATGCCATTGTCTGCGGCGTGGGCTCCGGCGGCACCGTGACCGGCTTGTCGCGATATTTCGCCGCCCAGAACCCTGAGACGAAGTTCGTCCTCGCCGATCCCCAGGG
This region includes:
- a CDS encoding NAD+ synthase — its product is MTDRLAIALAQLNPVMGAIEANRELAREARCRAAAAGADLILFSELFICGYPPEDLVLKSAFVAACRRAVEALAAETGDGGPGVIMGTPWAEGGHVYNAIAVLDQGAVQTLRYKYELPNYGVFDEKRVFSMGPLPGPVNFRGIRIGIPICEDIWTEEVCECLAESGAEFLLVANGSPFEHGKLDRRMNHAVSRVTETGLPLAYLNQLGGQDELVFDGASFVLNADCSLAVQLPAWESSIVVTHWLRDGDRWRCEGGERAVIEDGLEAVYRACVLGLGDYVDKNGFPGVVLGLSGGIDSALCAAIAVDALGAERVQSLMLPHLYTSDDSLADAEACAQALGIAHVSLPLSGAVEAVTETLAPVFNGAAPGLAEENLQSRLRGLLLMAVSNKLGPMLVTTGNKSEVSVGYATLYGDMNGGFNPIKDLYKTEVNALARLRNQQRPKGCKGPVGRVIPERILSKAPSAELRPDQTDEDSLPPYDILDEILRGLVEEEAATAEIIARGFDREVVEKIEGLLYRAEYKRRQAAPGVKITRRNFGRDRRYPITNHFRDRG
- the ypfJ gene encoding KPN_02809 family neutral zinc metallopeptidase, whose product is MRWRDLRRSGNIDDQRGGGFGGGLGGGGMRVPVGRGGIGIVGLIVVLGVSYFLGIDPRILLDGGGGSMPPSSQQQAPRTPGAGQTATNDEMKDFVSAVLASTEDTWKKVLPQLGVQYRDPTLVLFSGAVQSACGFAQAAMGPFYCPSDQKVYIDLSFYKEMRDRLGAPGDFAQAYVIAHEIGHHVQTLLGISDKVNAARSRLSEADQNQLSVMMELQADCFAGVWGHDADAEHKMIEEGDIEEGLNAAAAIGDDRLQKRSQGYVVPESFTHGSSAQRVKWFKTGLASGNPKDCDTFNAPNL
- a CDS encoding alpha/beta fold hydrolase, translating into MKPILVFLHGLGGSVEIWDRQRQHFDPYWQTFAWQAPGYGGRALADPLTFEHLSDLLWADLDTLGFERVVLVGHSLGGMLAQTAVAQVPLRVSALVLASTSPAFGDPTGEFQKRFLAERLDPLDRNIAMAEMAGPAAASMAGDTPDREGLQRIEAAMAQTPPDTFRAYVQLLTTFDARATLAAIDCPTLVIVGEHDKAAPPIVSEKMAQKVRNARFVLAPGAGHLLPFEQPDAFNVSMEQFLVESGIGA
- a CDS encoding dihydrofolate reductase, whose translation is MRISIVVAVAENGVIGASGGLPWRLPSDLKRFKALTMGKPIIMGRKTYESIGRPLPGRDNIVISESNTFAPEGVFITRSLDSALRLGASMARDRQVEEIAVIGGSRVFREAMLHVDRLYFTRVHASPPGDTFFPDLARGDWREVSREAYAAEEGDAADVTLIVFDRVSPLQR
- a CDS encoding flavin monoamine oxidase family protein, coding for MTPWPSNPDVLVIGAGAAGIGAGLALKRLGLTAAIIEAKPRIGGRAHTDCETLGVTWDRGCHWFHTADRNPLRVLADRLGHGYDHDTTPPMIGTYTDGRWQFGDETRAYVWDRLGYVSDEGAKGRDVSAASLLDRSHRLYPLLHHWFTLMTSREPEEISAADYGRYDDSHVNLPVKDGYGRLMEKIARGLAIGCGIEARRITVGASGAVVDTSHGTITAKAVVIAVPARILQEQRIAIDPGYPDWLTATLDAVPMGHYEKVALLFDRPLEPPQPCVYVDIFDPVSTDTEPLNFEISPFGRPIAVAHLAGDHAKAMVEAGEAEAVAFVTDTLVRAFGSDLRGHILKAAMTGWTEDPYTRGGYSCALPGHGQARFAFAEPVHDRLFLAGEHTSPTRFATCHGAYLSGIDAAHRAAAMLGLKPPAPDPLWLIEPEMA